DNA from Triplophysa dalaica isolate WHDGS20190420 chromosome 9, ASM1584641v1, whole genome shotgun sequence:
CTGAGGGAGCGGACACGACTCACGAGCGCTGCGGTCACCGGCTGAAAGTGTGCCACCCGTAAAGGTCAAAGTGAGAGAGGAGTTTGAGAGGTCAAGGGTCGGGTCAGAGCCATCGAGAGTGAACACTAGACCTGGACAGATgcacacacgcaagcacacacacacacacacacctccaaaGTTAGGAGAGActtcacactttttattttagaaacaaaGTAACTGaacactgaaacacatcaaTTTCCTTTTGATTCAACAAGGTATGATATGATAAAAGGCAAAAACGGTTTAACACAAATTTGATTGTTTTACCAGGAAAATATCTCAATGCCGTAACCATTTAAACTTAATCAATTAGACATTAGACAATCATTAGACATGAATGAagtatattataattaaataaaatacacgtaaaaaaaatgttatatggaAAACTATATCTGTATCGGTAATAAgaatcaaaaaatgtaatattaagcTCAAGAATATGAAGCTTTTTAACTAGAAACATTTTACTGGCAGATGTGTCTcgacagaaaaacaaactttaattgaAATAAAGTTGTGTGTTGTCAaacaatcttttaaaaatgtttcagagTATGAGAATATCAGTCATGGCAACTTATTTTTccaatatttcttcatttttatttgacataaatattctgtcaatgatttttttttggtcatttttggaTAATTCAAGAACATCGTATtcttttatcaaaatattttcattttaatcttttaaaatgacGATATATCGTGCCATTCTTATGCTCTCAGTGTCTCTCtgaattacggttaaatgcTGCCACATCCGAGAGGcagagggcgctcttgcgcAGAAACAGCCAATATGGGAAACACAAGAAGAGCGATCAGTTCATGGAAATGCCAATGGTCATATTCTACCGCTGTTCTTCATACCTTTTCAGGTTTtccatgataataaagtatatttatagtgatgatgtttaacgtgtgtttattttacagatgcaccttataaacgactcaatctcaTCACGTTTTTAGATTATATATATCAACCAGCCCGagcaaaaaaaactataaaatacataaatgattCATTGCTGTGTTTAAAATTGgcattgtattaatattaataactgaTAAAATTCTTTCTTGTTTTCAGTCATTTAGATATGTTGGAATTGTTCCCTGATACAttgtattttgcatttcttgtaaatttttcacaaaaaagcaATTTCAGCTCTTAACAGataacatgaataataaattaatattttaaaagacttgacagaattttttcctTTACCAAGTCTGTCCAACAGAGCACATTCTGTAGAGAAAACAGTTTCCCATAATGCAACGGGCTTCACTtgaaaatgatgtatatgtGTGAGATTATAAATGTGTACCTTCCATCGAATTAAAAGTGAAACATAATGATTTCCTGTAGAGTTTCTCTCATCAGATGAAGCAGCTAAAGAAGGTCTCTGGGTTATTTGAGAATAACAGACAGGTGTGATGTACCTGATCCCTAAAAGACAGCGGCCCACGGGAAAGGGACTCATGGCATACTGTTCACATACTGTTAGCAGTACATTCTCTGCAGTATGCAGTACACATGTAAAGGCTTGAAACCCTTGAAGGTGGTCCTACCTGAAACAGATTGCTCCATTTCCTCCTCAGAAAGATCGACACTGCCATCTACAGgtcagagcgagagagagagagagagagagagagagagagacagagagacagagagagagagagagtgagacagagagagacagagacagagatatTTActatgaaatatttcaaattttgtattttttagctCATTATAATGGAGTACCATAAGAAAGATTTATTTACAGGTACCGGTGTTATGAGACACAATATGAAAGGGCAAAACAATGATGGAACTGGAAAACAGTAATATACTGAAAAAttccctgtaaaattataggatataaggatatatataacatttaaatatacattatatttaatatatatatatatatatatatatatatatatacttgtctttttttctaattaaagtttttaactgtatttcaaaaataaactgtaaaaaaagaaatcttgtttaaaaaaatagaaattttcCGGCAACTGGACTGTGTAAAGAAGAGCTTTCCCTGTAAAAAACAATCCCCCggtgttttattgaaaatgtagtctttttttgttttacagatttggaacgtatttcaaaaaatacattaaaatcagtttctgtttttttattatattttatgtggaaaatcaattttttttttgtaattacagGTTATTTTATAGTGTtgattaaaaatacacattacataaaaatatttgtcaattatataattaatttgtttatctATGTTAATTGTTAAGGCAAGTTACCGATGAATGTCTCCACCTTCACTTCAGGGTCACAGGTCACCGTGGGGTCAAAGGGCAGACAGGTCACAGCAGACGACCATTCAAAGCAGGGTAGCTCGACGCCGTGACGACAGTTTGGACAGAGAACGGCACAGATTGAACGAGAGGCGGAGGACACGCCCTTAACTCCACCCTTGAATCGGTCCAGCCGCGCACCTCCGGTCAGACAGCGGCCACACAGCGTGTGAGAACATGGCAGCATCAGAGGAACATCGAAACCATGACGACACAGCGGACAGATGGAGGACGAGGAGCACGTCTCATCTTCTGTGTTTTTAGCCTCAGGGAGACTGGACACATGACGGCCGTGTGTCATAGTTCACTGTACACtgaacatacacaaacacttaaGAATTCATGTCTTGCTAATATTTTGGCATGTagtttttaaacacacacaaacacacacagacacacacacacacacaaggactCAAGCACAATGACTAACCCTCCACATCCATAAAGcttctttaaaacatctatCCGACGACACCGGTGGCCATTAGATCCTGCTGCAGCGCACTCTGAGATCCCACAATCCCCTCGCTGGATAAACAGAGACGACACGGACCTCCTTTCCTGAGGTCCTTCTGCTGGCGCTCATTAAATAAAAGACTGTAGAGCACAAGAACACAGAAACATacgagacagacagagagaatgaGACGCGTTCTTCAGTAGCAACTCCAATGCttgtggttgctatggtaacaACAGCCCTGCACCCCATATACAGACAGAAAAAGACACTCCAGAGaggggggggggagagagagggagagatagagagtgagagagagagagagagagagagagggagggatagagagagtgagagagagagataataaaccagataTATGCGTGTGTGATGGTGGGTTTCAGAGGGGCACATGTAAGTTGATGGTCATCCCTCATTAGTATGTATCCTGTATTAGCtaaaggacacacacacaatgtttgtTCACACACACTTATCTTCTGTCCCGTCATCAAATTATCATTTAACTTCTCTTGGAATACTTTCTGTATCTGTATTTCTGCCAGATACAGAGAATATAACCGACAGCTCGTATCAATCCTCAAGTAAGAATGAAAAAGATCAAGATTCAGTatacttttgtgtattttttgtataaacatgcacaacacacagacacacaccctTTATTAGTGAACTGTGCTTTTAAGGTGTGAGAATCTGTCATTATGAGATTAAGGTTTAACGTCCCAGATCTTTAAAACTATCTCCATGTATTTATCCgtctccgtctctctctttcaatctttccctctctctatatttctctttatttctttctttcctctttctttctttctttctttctttcttctttctttctttctttctttctttctttctttctttctttctttctttctttctttctttctttctccctctctttctctctttctctctctctctctctctctttcactttctctctctctctatctttctttctttcactctctctttgtcttctctctttcactttctcactctctctctctctctctctcactttcaaACATGTCATTCAGCTCTTACcagcacacacgcacatgcacacaaaaaaacacctttcattaaatcaaagtaaaaaacacCACACCGTGAgcaaacattatatattttttaatttatatccTTTgcccatttcattttttacacaatCATTTACAGTGCTTAAAATAATTGatcttaaaaacaacacaaacacacaaaagagtGTTTTTTCATCCGTCCGTCTGGAGGTATATCGCAGTGTTtgtcagttgtgtgtgtgtttgtgctcttTCGTTAGGAACAATGTAAAGCAAGGCACATGTGGACACACACAATGCAAACACAAAGCACTTTGGTCAATAAAACAGCATAAAAACACAGCAGTAGTTTAGACTTTAGAAAGACAACCGTTATTGATCggagtaaacacacacacacatcagttcttcttcttctggagcataaaagaaaaatacttcTGGAGTTTCCTAAAACATTCaagctttaaagaaaaatgaaggTATCGTACTGAAGCGTTCACACGTGTAAACAGAGAAGATGTAGAAAAAGAAGTGGAACGTTGAGAGCGCCGACCGTGAGCCAAACCGTGAGGTTCAGTTTCCACCGGAGAGGAAggaagaagaaataaagaaagaaaatagaaaTCAGAAAAGAGGTGAAAGTATGCGGAAAACTTCTCATGATCCGTAGCGCGTGTGAAGTGCAGGCAAACAAGTAAACGTGTACCGTCATGAATTCTTTCTATACTTTCTGATCGTCAGGAGTGGATTATCAGACTTGAGCGCGTGATGTCAAGCTCACAGGTCGGTGGTGATGACCGCGTCACCCCGTGAATCAACAGGGTCGGGCCCAGGTCACGCGTGAGCACTTCTAACTGATGCAGGTAGTCATGGTAACGGCTGGTGTCCGCGGGAGGGCGTGGCAGATACAGGAAGCGGACGGCGGGCGGGCCGAGCGGTTGGTCCAGGATCAGCTTATTAACCGCCTGTAAATACTCGTCGGACACGCGCGACGTGTTGCTCTGAAAACTGTTGGCGTACTCAGTGTCGGGCTCGACTCCGCCCACGTCACTTTCTGGCTCCTCCTCTCGGTGACTCTCCGAGCCCGTCTGCCGCTGCCAGTGAAGGGCAACCTGAGCGTCCCAGGGGACCGTCCGGATCTCCGCCTTCATCCTGAGCTCTTTCAGGAGGAGTCCGAGCTTGTGTTCCGTCCCCTTGAGGCTCCGGCCCGCCTCCACGCAGAGAAAGAGGCGGAGTCTGGCTTTCTGCCACGCCCTGGTCATGTTCAGGATGCAGGCGAGCTGCAGCAAGAAAAGCGAGCAGGTGTCGACGTAGGCGGCGCTGTCCGGTCGCAGCAGATTCACCGGCCAAACGTCCACAAACACGGAACCCGTGAGAGCTTGAGTCCGATCAAACTCTCCGAAGTATCGAGCTAGCGCGATGTTCTTCAGCATCTTTACGGCGTCCGCGATTACACAGACGTACTCTTGAGGGCCCAGGTATTTCCCGCCTCTGTCCCCTCTCAGTGGTGGGAAATGAAAAGGAGGGTCGTCTGTGTCTTCAGGGTCGTCCACCTGAGCCGAGTTTTCGGTGGGTTTGACTATGGACAGGGTAGAGTCCAGGAGTCGGTCCTGAGGCGGGGCGTCGTCATAGAAACCCAGGACCAGAGTGTTGGGTCTCATACCGCCTGCATGGCACAGAATAAATTGAAAAGGTGTAAAGAAGTGAACAGAAGTGAAAAGTGTGTGATATTTGTGTGACGGTCGTCTCTCGCTCACCGAGTCCTGATATGAACAGCAGGTGTTGAACTCCATGTCTGACGGAATCTGCCAGCGTGAGATTCACAAACGCTTTAATATTCAAATGATCCACCAGAGACAACCACGAGTCATACTGAGTCTGCAGCGGATCACACGGGAGAACATCTAGAGGTTTACAAAACATCTCATTAcaatacaacaaacacaaaagatattatTTAAATCAAGCATCAATCACTAACAAAATCCTCAATCATCTCACACAGAACCCACAAAAcaccatcatttatttacatatactttctttcttctttattttatcttttacttAGCACGTTACTTTAGTTTCACTTTAGTGTTTGCACTTGTGGCATGTCTTTTGTTATATCGTCAATACTTTTGAAATAGAAAAAttgaaaaagagagagtgagagagattgacatctcacacacacttacCCAGATCTCCCAGCTGCACGTGAGCCAGCACATAGAGTCCACTCTTCTTGATGTCATTGATGAAGGTGATCAATCCCACACTGCACCTGGGGTTTGACACCATCATCAGCACCTGAGGTCTCCAGAACTTCACGTGATCTTTACGAACGTCCAGCATTAACAGATACTTACGCACCTGAACACAAACACTCAAGTTACTGTAGCAGCAGCTTTACTGAAATAAATCCTGAAGCTGAAACtctctttgtgtttatatgtgtgtgtatactgtacatgattgtgtgtatatacagtatacatatatatgtgtgtgcgtgtatatgtatgtgtgtgtgtatgtagatgtgtttgtttttatatttgtgtgtgtatatgtatgtgtttgtgtgtacctGGTGGAAGATGAGTGCCTGGCTGATGCAGCCCCAGCTGCTGACAGGACTCAGGTAATGAATGAGCAGCAGTAAGAGAATCATGAAGGCGATGCTGGCAGACGCATAGATGGAGTTGATGAGAAACATCATGATGGCACAGCCGATGATCCCCAGAACACACGTGTGCCACGTGAAATACCTGAACGTGGGTctgaacacacatacagagagacaaacatcagtgtgtgtgttcagagggGTCACACACAACCCCTGACACATTTAAAGCTCATCCTGCTTCATTAGAGGATCAAGTCATTTACAGGCGTCGCACAAGGTAACAGGTCAAAGTTCACACGTGGCTCTCCCCTGTGTTCATGATAAAGTTGGAGTGTTTGGAGTTAATTAGCAATGCTAATCGCGCTCGTCTCCAGGGACGTGAATATTAAACGGTTTTTAATCTGACGTGCCGCTGCAGACAtgacaaacaacacaacaacaacaacaccacacaGTGACAGAGAATTCACAGCGGCAGGGAGGCACCGCCTACAACATACTCTCAGCCAATCACGAGACAGGAAGAGCAGGAACaatttcagtggtttaaccttgacctctgacctcttcaCAGGGcaacaaaaactatttgttCCGTGTTATTTCTCTGTATTTGTGTTCTGAGAAGCATACTGCTCTTACCCCTCAGTGTATACTTGTGTGTAGTGTACAATTCAAAACAAAGTTGTATTGCCATAATAATGCAGTGAGATCATGTGACCATCAGGAccaatatagtttttttatttactgttaatTGAAATCAGTACAGGTCAGAATTTTATATAAAGCTGTCAGACgattaaacatttgtgtaacaCTTCAATATAGGGCGTAAtcctcactattaactagtgtTATTAGATGCCTTCATATTGGCTGTTTGTCAGTGataataaagcacatattcaacatgaccataaTCTACAttcctaatcctacccaatacttTAACCTAACATCTACCttataaactattaaaaagCAACAAATGAAGTATTAATTGGGGAAAAGTTGAAGTGAATGATTtcttaatagtgagaattgcttaatatatgtctgtgtactgtgcatattcagtttgtctttataaacacatatacattaatattcattgtttttaagagaaatataaaaatgaattagtatgtatacagtatatcatttaaattgttgaaaaatgtaaataaatacatcttgatatttcataaatatatagacatgtgtgtttatgttttttgtgtttatgaatacgCACAGCCCACAGGcatatttgtaaacacaaacattttgcaATTAATCGCTTGACAGCGCTAATAggcttaaatattttttgaaagacactggatgaaaataaaattagtaaataaaataacttaaaactgaaaaataaactaGACTTACATAGCAgttctaaaacaaaaaaacaataaaa
Protein-coding regions in this window:
- the LOC130428230 gene encoding ret finger protein-like 4A, which translates into the protein MTHGRHVSSLPEAKNTEDETCSSSSICPLCRHGFDVPLMLPCSHTLCGRCLTGGARLDRFKGGVKGVSSASRSICAVLCPNCRHGVELPCFEWSSAVTCLPFDPTVTCDPEVKVETFIDGSVDLSEEEMEQSVSGLVFTLDGSDPTLDLSNSSLTLTFTGGTLSAGDRSARESCPLPQVCGGVSISRGQYYWEVDVCNSTLYRIGVISSSDGRGWWLERRGSSCHAVFDGRRELLPSVPPQLKTVGVFLNVGGASLTFHNSVTQEFLAAIPSHFTVPLRPALQLGQGKLKLRPGLPPPNHVFLGHNSAYRGPGGAGNGALEEGRGVWVGEGGDREV